CGGTAAAGAGGATGGCTGCAACAAGTGTTTGTCCACACAAGTGGGAAAGTAACCTTTGTTTTTGACCTTTGCTGTCCcataagagaagaagaagatagtttCAAGTAAGATTGGCACGTAATAATATGAAGCTAGCTAGCAGATCAAAACCCAACCAACCTTTGATAAAAGCTATGTGCTACTAAATCCCTAGAATCTAGATTATGACCCCAATCcgtattttttttatctctacAAGTGCCTGGTTTCAAAATTAATCTATCTTGTATATAGAATATTCAATCCATTGAGTTTTCTTGGAGCACTAAAAGTGTCATATTGAGCATATCATATGAAATGAAACTAATGGTGAACAAAACTACTTAGATATTAAGTAGTTTATATCAAGAAAGTACCTGGAGAAGCAACTCATATTTGGAGTTGAACAAAAACACACTGAAAGCCCTGTGAAGCAAATTATCAGCTTCAATCTTTTCCATCAGATGACCTGCCATCAGTTTTGATGAAGTTAATGCCTGACATCGTTCTACTTCTCaatgatattaaataaatagaaaatcaaaAAATACTGACAGTTGTATTTAGTGTCATGGCCTACCACACGATCATTTTCATCAACGAGAATGCATCtgcatacaaaaaaaaaagaataaatgatACAAAGCCGCTATGAGTATTAACATCAATCAGCTATGAAGGAGAGAGACACTGGACAGAGTCATATCAAGCACTCCTAAAGCAACAGAGCAATTGTTAGAGCTCAACATCTCCCTCagaacatattttataatttgattgcAAAAGAAACTGAACAGAGTTCTCAGCTTTAAGGGTTTCTACAGGGTTTTGTCTGAGCTTGAAGTTCTGAAGATTTCCCTCGATCGTTGATCACTAGTAAAATAACAATTAATCTAGGTCCcttgattaaataaaaatcgaagATTAAAGGAATcgaaaaaaaatctcaactCGTCCTCAAACATGAGTCGTCTCTGAACAGCATCCATTCCATCAACGTTGAGGTCAGCCATGGTGACAGCAGAGACAGGTGAGTTCTCTCCGGAGATCGGATCCAAGAAAGAGGGAGAGGGGTAAATCGGGAGCATAAAAGGAAGGAAGGAGAGGGATCTGAGTCAGACAAGAAGGGAGACTATATATTATCGAGAGACGGACATTTTGATgcttcttctctctgtttctgtttctttttcttttttaaaaattattaatggatGAGCCGTAGTTCGCGCAAAATTTTGAATTACTGTTACAATACTGTTGTTAACTGATACAGTggtgacaaaagaaaaaagagagaaatttttccaaataaaaaaaaatattttatttagtcaaatattttatattttattcagtttCTCAAACTGGACTTGTTTTAGGTGTATGTATAAATGTAAAAATGATTATTGGAATGGTTACAAATATATCAATGGTTAATGTAACAGTTTTGATTAATGAAACATAAGCTTATAATGATTATTCTCATGGATGGTTACGGTAAGTTAAGCTTGAACCAGAATCATGAGCGGCTTGAGTCGCTGCGTTTCTTCCCTTTTGACCTTCATCTGCCACAAGAGCCTTTGGCCGTCTTTGTACCCCTTCTTTGTTGTATCTCTCAAATGTGTAAAGCAATTCATCTATATGTTTCCAGGACATCACTATCCAAAGTGTGTATATCATAAATAAACCAAAGTCAAGAGCTAGATCGATACTTTCAGGAGATCATTGAGTATTGATCAGAAGACTCTTGCTTCTTCAAGCAGACAGAAACTTCCATGCAACAGCTCCTCAAGAACCACCTCCCCTTTGTCCAGCTCACCAGCAAATTTCCTCAAGAAAAGCTCCCAACATTCTTTATCAACTTTCCCGCTCATAACAGCCATGGACACAACCTTAATCGCATCCTCTTCTCTCCCCGACTCCTGCAACCCCTCGAACAATATCAAGAACGTCGTCCTATTAGGGAAACAACCATTCTCCAGCATCTCTTCAAGAACCCTCACTCCTTCCTTAACATTCCCACCCTTGCACAAGCCTTCGATCAAAACGTTATACGTGAAAGCATTCGGCTTACACTTCCTCTCAACCATGTCGTCCCATAACCGACCCGCCTCCGTCATCTCTCCCTTCTCGCACATCCCAGAGATCAACGTGTTGTACGTCAAGAGACTAGGGATCGAGCCTTTCTCAAACTCGTCGAACAACTTCCTCGCCTCCGTAACCCTCCCGTCTTTGCAGAGCCAGTGGATGAGAGTGCTGAGAAGCGCGTTATCAGGCATACAGTTCTTCTTCAACATCTTCCTCCACAGACTACACGCCTCATCAACCTTACGGTCCTCACACAACGCGTCGATAACTTTACAGCAAAGAGAAGAATCCGGCATGAAACCTCTCTCGAGCATTTCATCGAACATGTTCCGCGCCTCTCCCGCTCTCTTCTCTTTACACAAACCCCTGATCATAACTCCGTAAGTCACTTCATTAGCCTCAATCCCGTTCCTTTCCATCTCATCCATCACCTTAGCCGCCTCAGAGAATCTCCCCAACTTACAGTAACCATCCATCAGAACCGTATAAGTAGTCGCATCCGGATCCCACCCACGATCCAGCATCTCTCCCAAAACCTTCTCCCCCGCTTCCATGTCCCCTCTCGCGACATACCCACCTAAGATCGTCGTGTACGTCACGAGATTCGGCACCAGACCCATCTCGGGAATTTCGTCGAGCACCTTGTAGGCACTCTCCACATCGTTCTTCTTACACAAAGCTTTCACGAGGAGGTTACAAGTGAAGATGTTCGGCGTAATGTCAAAAGACTCCTTACTGTTCTTAAACAAGGCGTGCACCAGATCGAATCTCCTGTTCTGTATCAAAACGTTTAAGAGCGTGTTTAACGACCGAACCGAACGTCTCACGTTGTAATCAGGGATACGGAGGAAGATCTTTAAAGAGGATTCGAACCGGCCAGCGAGGCCGTAGTTTCGGAGCAAGTCGATGAAGAGATTCTCGCCGCATCTGATCGGCGGGTGGGAGTTACGAAGCTCTGACATTAACGACTCTATTGGATCGAAAGCGCGGGCGCGGGAGAGTTTGAAGAGGATGGAGTGGTAGGTGTCGTAGTTGTGGGCGAACCCGGGGTGTGATTTGCCGGCGTAGAGGAATATCTGGAGAGCGAGGTCGATGTTCTGCTGCTGGGTGATCATGGAGACTAGACGCTTCGGGAACAGACGCTTCGGCCACGGTTTGATCGGGGGGTTTTCTGTGAAGTATTGTTGGAGAGGAGAAGCGGCGGCGGAGGAGAAGAGGCGGGAATGGAGGAGTGATCGGAAGCGCGTGGGGTTTACGCGGGGAAGGTACATCGTTGTCGTTATATCAAGAGGACGAAGGTGAAGGTTTGGTTTTAAAGTAGCCGGTAAACGTCAATAACCGGAGATTCAATTCGTTTTAAACCGGTTATTGTATATAAAGTTGGCTCGGGACTAAACCGAGTCAACCAGTGTAAcataaaaggaaagaagatccGTTGTCGTATTACATAGGCCCAGTATGAGATGTAGTCCACGAGGCCTTTTAATACAGACTCTTCAGCATCCCACATCGGAAAGCTGAGACGATTTGATCCTGAAGACGACAATATAAATATACTTCACATTCGTTTAGATTAAACTACGCAGCCATGTGGTGAGCACAAAGCGAACTATTCTTTCGCCTTTTACTAAAGAAGACCGTGTGCTCTCCACGCCAAGTGGCATACGCCTATTTTTGGAGGGTTTCTGCCTTTGGGTGGACCCAACATATTCTAGTATGAATTTTTATCAATTATACGTAGAACATAATGTTCCtttgactaaaaatatttttagtcagCTCATCGGTCCGCAGGATTTGCTCTCAAAGTTATGTAGGGAACATTGAGATTTGTTGGGAtctcttagagcatcattaaccctgAAACCCATTTAGGGTggcttaataattttttagtattaaaCTAAACTTAATAGACTTAATTAAGATCCTTCTACTTTTGTGTGCTCCAACGGGAGGCTCCTATTTTGAGATTCTTACTCGCTGTAGAGATATGAGACCATGACTATTTTACTCGCTGTTGGTATTGCTTCTGCTAGGAGGTGAGATACGTAAGGTTAACAATGTAGACAAATAAGTGTTCTCTCTTCTGTAcaagaacaaacaaacaagagagATAAAAGAGAGTATGTGCTTGTGTTTGGTTGTAAGTTGTAACACAAGTAAGAAACTAGCAGAGTGAGTGAAGACAAAAACAGAGGGTGAAGTAAGATAAGTAAAAACAGAGTAAGACTGAGAGAAGCTCACCAAGTGCGAAGTGAGAACAAGAATCAAAGAGAAAGCTTGCGGTTTCATATAAAAACAAGCTTTTGTCAACATTACACATTACACAACAtaaagttgaaaaaaaacaaagctacACGAGTAAAGTCGTTTTAAAAGCTTCAATCTTCTTCCAATATACTGTACCTGAATCACAATTTTTGACCCAATAAAAGCTTTAATCTTCTTCCAGTCTCTgtcaaacttaaaaaaattataaaaagaaaaacacaagcACAAGAGTTATCAGATCAAATACCAAACAAGCTTTAATATATGATGCGTCTATTATACCACCAACCTCAGTACAGCTTCAATCGAATCTCAAAACGGTGAATTTGAATAGCCATTAATGGTGAAAGCTCaaagaaaatagaaattaaCTCACAGCTGAAGAGCTTCGAGGAACTTGTCGTGCCCAGGCTCCGTCCAGCTCTCCCTCGACTTGGTGATGGTATAAGGCTTCCTAATCTTCTTGCTGAGATCATCCGACGAAGAAACTGACTGTCGCATCAACAGCCACGACGGTGAACGGAGGCATCTAGAATGGAGGGAGAAGACTCTGTGTTCCTTTTCCATCACCCACTGTGTGATCGAGAAAAGAGAGAGGCGGACGATTTCGTCGAAAGAGAGGAAGAATGGTGAATGTCTGACACGTGTTCATAAGCAACGGGTCTTCTGACTCTTAATTAAGCAGCGTGGCTTCTTTAATTAcgcaatttttatttttttttaaatctaaaaacacTAAAATCCCGGGCTAAGCACCCGCGTTGATGATGCTCTTAGAgagtaaaacaaagaaaaatagcAATGTTGTTACACTGATCAATTTGGCATCTTTGAAGTGCCAACCATTTAGGTTTGGATACCGGCATTTTATTTGACttaatttgtaaaaaaacaacaacaaagattaGCTTCAAAAAGACACTTTTCTTTGTGATCACTGTTCTTGGAAAGTTTACTCTAAATCATATTTTTccttcatatttatatatgcatatcTGTTAAAAGGTCTTGTCAACATCGATCAATGAGTTCATATCGGTTTATAAACCGCTCCGGCAGCTCTCTGTATTTCAGAACCAAGCAATCGTCAACTTTTCCAAACCAGTTATAACGATGGTTAGCCACGTACTCATATAGACACTGAGTCTCTCAGATGAGTGGGAAATATGGAGAATGCGTTCAATGCTGAATAAGGCAGAGGCAAGTATGATAAGGGCAGCTTGCGAAGTAAATGTCTCGTGCATAAGATGCGCTGAAATCAAATTGGAATCGGAACCGGAATCGGTTTTAATGTAACTGTACTATTATGTTTTAAACGATACTATTATTCAGTATAAATGTTGGAAAGTGGCTGGGAAACTAGAAAGGCATGAAATGATTAGCTAAATGTTTATGCATTATCGTGAAGGTCAACGATGTATTTATTTCAACTGCACCAGCTTTGCTGACTTTTTATATTTGTAGATGCATCATCTTCATTAGTTTTGGCTTACATGGATGATGTATATGCTTTATTTTCAATGGATATTCCAACTACGTTGTTAAACAAGTCGTCATTGCTCATTTTAGTTGTTCACCAAATCCAACCTCGCCTAGTAATCTCTAGTTTTAATGTATTACGCTAAATGTATTtggatctattttagtattttatcaTTCGAATGCAATGGTtgtaaaaaatgtatatttgcCTATCAATTCCAAgtattaattttatcaaatcTCGCTAGCTACAAGCATATAcattttttgggtcaaaatgtatatatgtacattttatttatttatttttcggaatgcaaaaaaaaaaggagtagAAATAGCCGACAAAAAAACAGATAAAAAGAGTTACGAAAGTACAGATCACAGAGCGACACGTGGAGTAATCTGGAAGCGAGTTATTAGAGCAGCCACAACAGAGAGTTTAACCGAGTCCTTAGCGTGTTTTTCGAgacaaacaatataaaaataataataaaaaattggtAACCGAAGGATTGATCAAGGATTGATCCTTAATTAAGGATTTTAAGGATCAAGTCCTTAACGACGTGGCAATGCGTGAGTGGTCCGGCTGAGCTAGGGTTGTGTTTCGCGTGTTTCACTCTCTCCATCacggaaaaaaaaattctctccAAGAAGAAAAGCGATTGTGAAACAGTGAAGGTAAATCGAAGGTGATGATGGGGGATGATGAATTTGGACAGGAAGATGATGAATTAAGGAACCTTGGATCGGGGTGTACGAAGGTGGGTGTGAAGATTCCGGCGGCGTGGAGGAAATTGGGTGGGTGTGAAGATTCCGGCGGCGTGTACGAAGGTGGGTGTGAAGATTCCGGCGGCGTCTGATAATCTGAGTTTCAGGTTCTAATACGTCCTTCTCCTGCCCTTCGAATAAATGTTACTTGTGGTCTTTTTTGGTCTCTGGAGTTCCTTGGTGGCTTCTTAGTTTTGAAGCAATAGAAAGAGGTTGAGGCTTTGTTCTGTCCATATGAAGGTGTGGTTGAGATGACTGTTCTACCGGGTGTTTGTTTCTTCTTGATTTAGGTTTTGGTTTCATCTTAGTGATGGTGTGTGGTCATCGTGAATGGGTGGTTCAGATAATGGTTTTAACTCTTCATGAAGAACTTCTACTTCTCATGCTCTTTTGCCTAGTTGTGGTGAGACTTCCGAGTTCCCAGATTGCTACATTGATTCTATTAATGATGATTGTTTACAGGAAGAAGGCATGTTTCGATGCAATTATCAAGAACCTTCTTCGGACTAACCAATCTTCTCTTAATGGAAGGTATAGTATAATGATATGTGGACACTCACTCTGTTTTGCAAGGAATGTGTTGTGATAATAactttctttctctgtttttttttttgctgctgCTGCTTGTGTAAAAAAACGAAGATGAAGTGATTGGTGGCAAGAGAAAACATCTGAAACCAGGTAACGTATCTCCTCGTCCCTGCCCATATAACGTGTTACCCCCTTCCTTACGTTGAGACTTTTACAGTCCCTGCAATCTCAAACGAAGATGAAGCTGAGGTTGCTTCCTGAAGCGTTTTGGAGAGGATACAAGGGTTGTTTGTTCTTGATCTCTCCAACAATCAGCTCCAGGTTACTTCTTGTTCCTTTTGAAATTACAATGTTATGTTGCATTGCTGTTTTGGATCTGTTcttaaggtaaaaaaaaaaaatctaagaactCTATATTAGTAACACCATTGGACATATAAATTGTGATTAGAATCCTAaactattcaaaaaataaaaaataaaacaaataatattaatcTATTCCTAAGGATTCCAATGGTGGGTAACACCATTGGAGTTGATCTTATAATCTCACACATCTCTCACGCACGCTCGCTCGCTGGAGTGAGAGAGACCTAAACCCGATCTGCACCCAAACAAGAAGAAGTGAAGAATGGCGTCTTCTTCGCTCTCCGTCACGTCTCCGGCTGCTTCCGTCGTCACCCAAACATCATCACACTTACCTCTCCCACCAACCTCCCGCCCTCGCAGAGTTTCCTTTCGTCTCTCCCCCAAGCCTAAGCTCCGCTTCCTCTCCAAGGTATCATTACCATTTCCTTCCCTATTCAGAGTTTTTTTCTAGTGAGATTTTATTTCCTCAATCAAGTTTGTCTCTAATCGTCGtcgttttgattttttttttttgtcattgatGATACATTCTAGTTAAGCATTATAGAGTCTTTTACAGTTTCTCTTCTCTCAGATTTATTCAGATTTTGTCTGAATTCAAATGTCTTAAAAAGTACATGCACCTtcatttatatacatatatacaatatatCTGAAATAAAAGACTTTTGTATGTAAACAAAATTGCAGCCTAGTCGCAGTAGCTACCCTGTGGTGAAAGCCCAATCTAACCAGGTAACCTCTATCTCTTTGACAAATGTGTCGTGTCTCTTGGTTCTTTCATTTATggactctctctctccttcttctttttaaaGGTTGTTAGCAGTGCCTCATCAAATGCTCCTCCAGCTTCTTCATCAACTGATTTAGCTACAGAAGAGTCTATCTCTGAGTTTCTTACCCAAGTAACAACTCTTGTCAAGTAAGTACTGTTTTCCCCTGTTCTATTGTTTAAGCTTGTTAGCCATGATTGATACTCTACCTCCATCATGCCAGGCTTGTTGATTCGAGAGACATCGTCGAGTTGCAGTTGAAACAACTCGACTATGAACTTGTCATTCGCAAAAAGGAAGCCTTGCCGCAACCCGAGTCCCCTGCACAATATGTTATGATGCAGCAGCAACCAAACCAATCGTCTTATGTGCAGTCTgtggctcctcctcctcctcctccttctgcAACACCTGCTGCTGCCTCACCACCAGCGCCTTCTACTCCTGCCTCTTTGCCTCCACCATCTCCAGCGAAATCGTCGCTTCCTACTGTTAAGAGCCCCATGGCTGGCACTTTCTACCGTAGTCCTGGACCTGGCGAACCACCCTTTATCAAGGTTAGGATCTTTGCTAATTTCTGTACCCCGGTTTTAAAGAACCTGTTAGTTGGTAAATAACCTGGCCCTTATTTGCAAAACAGCAAAATAGACCTAAGATTTTTGGTTGAGATTAATGTGCTTTAATACATAGGAAAGCAGAAGGATAATCATTATTTTTGCATTTCAGTGTGTTGATTCGTATGATATGGACTTTCTTGCTGTTTTAGGTTGGAGATAAAGTGCAGAAGGGGCAAGTTCTCTGCATCGTTGAAGCCATGAAGTTGATGAATGAAATAGAGGTGAGCTCATAAATCTTCTGATGTATCACAGCTATTTATTCAGAGTATTTACCCTAACTATTTTAAATCATCTCTTACCAAATTGTTTTCTACTTACAGCTTATTAATCTTATTCTTAGTCCATCTTACTTTTTTTGGTCTATATCTTGCCCTTTAGATAACTTTACGTTGCAGTGTCAAAACTTTGTGATTCACTTGTCAGTAACATTCAGATGAACGAATACTTATGCTTAGCGTGTAACAGTCTTTAAAATCCTACATCTAACCTACTCTTCGGCTTTGGGGTTTGAAAAACCTGAGGAtattcatttctttatccaACTCTGAAACTTgattttcttctcttcagtcTGACCAAACGGGAACCGTAGTGGATATCGTTGCAGAAGATGGCAAACCTGTTAGCCTCGACACTGtaagttttcttatttttctaacACTCACTTTCTTGAACTCAAGGTTACTTAGAATCTCTGCAGTTTCTGAAAGAGATATATCTCTACTGATATCAATGTTATTGTTTTCCAGCCTCTGTTTGTGGTTCAACCGTA
This genomic stretch from Raphanus sativus cultivar WK10039 chromosome 3, ASM80110v3, whole genome shotgun sequence harbors:
- the LOC108836032 gene encoding pentatricopeptide repeat-containing protein At5g16420, mitochondrial; translated protein: MYLPRVNPTRFRSLLHSRLFSSAAASPLQQYFTENPPIKPWPKRLFPKRLVSMITQQQNIDLALQIFLYAGKSHPGFAHNYDTYHSILFKLSRARAFDPIESLMSELRNSHPPIRCGENLFIDLLRNYGLAGRFESSLKIFLRIPDYNVRRSVRSLNTLLNVLIQNRRFDLVHALFKNSKESFDITPNIFTCNLLVKALCKKNDVESAYKVLDEIPEMGLVPNLVTYTTILGGYVARGDMEAGEKVLGEMLDRGWDPDATTYTVLMDGYCKLGRFSEAAKVMDEMERNGIEANEVTYGVMIRGLCKEKRAGEARNMFDEMLERGFMPDSSLCCKVIDALCEDRKVDEACSLWRKMLKKNCMPDNALLSTLIHWLCKDGRVTEARKLFDEFEKGSIPSLLTYNTLISGMCEKGEMTEAGRLWDDMVERKCKPNAFTYNVLIEGLCKGGNVKEGVRVLEEMLENGCFPNRTTFLILFEGLQESGREEDAIKVVSMAVMSGKVDKECWELFLRKFAGELDKGEVVLEELLHGSFCLLEEARVF
- the LOC108847112 gene encoding biotin carboxyl carrier protein of acetyl-CoA carboxylase 1, chloroplastic isoform X1 — encoded protein: MASSSLSVTSPAASVVTQTSSHLPLPPTSRPRRVSFRLSPKPKLRFLSKPSRSSYPVVKAQSNQVVSSASSNAPPASSSTDLATEESISEFLTQVTTLVKLVDSRDIVELQLKQLDYELVIRKKEALPQPESPAQYVMMQQQPNQSSYVQSVAPPPPPPSATPAAASPPAPSTPASLPPPSPAKSSLPTVKSPMAGTFYRSPGPGEPPFIKVGDKVQKGQVLCIVEAMKLMNEIESDQTGTVVDIVAEDGKPVSLDTPLFVVQP
- the LOC108847112 gene encoding biotin carboxyl carrier protein of acetyl-CoA carboxylase 1, chloroplastic isoform X2 gives rise to the protein MASSSLSVTSPAASVVTQTSSHLPLPPTSRPRRVSFRLSPKPKLRFLSKVVSSASSNAPPASSSTDLATEESISEFLTQVTTLVKLVDSRDIVELQLKQLDYELVIRKKEALPQPESPAQYVMMQQQPNQSSYVQSVAPPPPPPSATPAAASPPAPSTPASLPPPSPAKSSLPTVKSPMAGTFYRSPGPGEPPFIKVGDKVQKGQVLCIVEAMKLMNEIESDQTGTVVDIVAEDGKPVSLDTPLFVVQP